The nucleotide sequence CTTCGGGTTGCCGCCCGGGGAGATCCAGTCGGCCACCTGCTCGTTGTAGATGACGCGTTTGCTGAAGAGCCACTGGCCGTCCACCTTGACCATCTCGTCCTCGTAGTGCCCGTAGGAATCGATCTGTGCCTTCCGCTCCGGGTTGTTGTTCCCGTAATGGAACCAGTAGGCCTTCCCCACCGCCCGGTCGCCGTCGACCTTGATCACGATGTTGGTGATGTTGTGCCGCCCCGTCGGGGGGTAGGAGCCCTGGACAGCCTCCGCCGTGGGATCGAACACGTTCTGGGCCTCTTCGATCTTCTTGCGGATCTCGGCGCGCCCCTTGGCCTGGTAGGCGATGATGTCGAGCACCCCGTCCTCGGTGAAGGTGGAGACGTAGGTGTCCAGGTCGGACGAGTCGAGCGCGAACAGGTAACGGGCCTGCAGGTCCTCGATCTGGGCGCGGTCCTCGGCGTAACTGCCGGCCGCTTTCGTCCCCGCGGTGTCGGCGGGGGTGCAGGAGAGGGTCAGAAGCAGGCAGGCGGCCAGGGCGGCGCCGGTCCATCCGGTCAGTGTTCCCTTCATGGTGTCCTCCAGTGGCTCAAACGGTTGTCCTTGAGACCCTCCCGGGCTATTCCCAACCCGTTCGGGTTCCGTATGGAAGGACGAGGCCGGTGGCCTCGATGTCGTAGATCTTCCCCTTCCGGATCTTGAAAATGTGAATGGCGGGCATGTTGAAGGTCCCCTGGTAGGCGGGGACGCTCGTCACCCCGGGGACCCCCTTGAGCTCCATCGTCTTGAGCTTGCTGTCGTGGTAGAGGTTGGAAAAACCGACGGCCAGCCCTTTCTGTTCGTCGATGACGAGCAACCGCCGGTTGCGGATCTCGGAGATGTAGGCCCACACCCCGGCCGTGATCTGCTCCTCGCACGTGTTGGGCACGGCCGCCAGCGCCCGGGCCAGCTTCATCATCTCGGGGTCGGCCGCCCCCGGGGGGGGGAACTGCGGGGCGTCGGCCGCGGGCTTGGCCGCTTCCCGTTTCCCCCCTACCGAGGTGGCCCCGTTCTCGCGCCGCTCGCACTCCCGGGCGAAGGGAGCCAGCGTGCCGTCCTCCCCCGTGAGCGCGTCGTAGTAGGCGAGCCCGATGTCGAGCATCCGCGCCCGTGGGGTCCGCTCCTCGGGCGCCAGGTCCTCGACCAGGCCGGGGCGCGGCTTCCGGAGGTTCTGCATGGAGTGGAGCTGGTCCTGCCGGACGACATGATGCTCGGCTTCCGAGACCTTTCCCCGGCGCAGGGCCAGCCGGACCCCGAGGAGGACGTCCTCCCTGCCGTTCTCCTTCATCATGACCAGGGCCGCCACCTGCTGCGCGACCGGGTCGGCGGCGTAGACCTGGAACTCTTCGGGCCCGCCCGAGGCCGTGACCCACAACCCGTACCCGACCGGGATGTCCGCCGTGTTCTCGGTGAACTTGACCTCCTTGTCGAACGGCACCTTCCCGGGATCGTGAGCGACCAGGGCGGAGAGGTACTGTTTCATCACGTCGACCAGGCACTGCCGGTCGCAGGTCTCGGCAGCGCCGAGCAGGCCGGGAACGGCCAGAACGGCGGCCAGGGCCGCAATCCACAGGGTACCGGGGCGTTGCATGCTCATCGTGTCTCCCTTCGGTCTGTCTGGACAAAAGCGCG is from Acidobacteriota bacterium and encodes:
- a CDS encoding nuclear transport factor 2 family protein, whose amino-acid sequence is MKGTLTGWTGAALAACLLLTLSCTPADTAGTKAAGSYAEDRAQIEDLQARYLFALDSSDLDTYVSTFTEDGVLDIIAYQAKGRAEIRKKIEEAQNVFDPTAEAVQGSYPPTGRHNITNIVIKVDGDRAVGKAYWFHYGNNNPERKAQIDSYGHYEDEMVKVDGQWLFSKRVIYNEQVADWISPGGNPKAW